In Levilactobacillus brevis, the genomic window GATAACGTATTACTATTGACGTTCCCGGCATCGGCGCTAGATGGGAAGAGGTGGGGGTAAAGTATTTCTTCGGCGTTGTCGAAGGCCTTGACTGGCAAATTATTAGCCGTTAAGTCCTTAACGATAAAGGATGGGGTCGTATAGGTCAACACACCATCGTCCAAAGTACTCTGGCCCTTCGCCAGTTTGGTGTTAACCGTGATCGGTGCGAGTAAGATATGCTGATTAGCCAGGTTAGTCCCCGTCTGAACATTCAAGCTCTTATCTGTGGCCAGCGGCGAAATATCAGAGATCTGGTTGTACGGCATGTCAACCTCGGTCAATTTATCCTTATTACCCAACGCCGAAATATCATTTACAGAAAACAAAGTAATATTGACACTTTGTAGATTGGTCAAAGCCCCCAAGGCCCGAATATCCCAGAGGTTACCAGACTGCATGACATTGCCAAAAGCATTTGAACTGACAATCTCATCCGGAGAGAGTGTGAGTCTCTGCAAATTCGTCGCGTTCTGTAGGCCCTCCAAGGTGGTCATTGACATGAGCGCCATAAAGTAATCAGTATATTTTAACTGTGCACCGTTAACGGATTGCAACGTCTGACTGGATAAAATGCTCGTAACGGTCGCCAATTCTGCCTTCGTGAAGTTGTTTCTAAAGTCCGTAAACGTCGCATATTTTTTAGAAAAGTTACTCTGCCAAATGAAATATTGGAGCCCAGAATCAGGCATCCATTCATCAATATACAGTGGATGGGTCTCATCTGCATAATGTAATGGAGAATTCATATCCATTCCCTTGGCGTCCTGTGCAATATTAGTCGCGTAGGTTTCACCTAACCAAGTGCGCGCCCCCTGCGCTTGATACTTCGTGCTATAGTCATCATAGGCCCGCAAGTCAGTACTTACGCCTTCATCATCCGTGTGATCATAAGTATACTGAAGCCGCTGGGTCTTGCTGACATTAAATGCTGGCTGTCCCGTGACCTTGTTCGTTAAGTTATCCGGATTCTGAACCGTAATCCCAGTGGAAACGGGCGGCATTGTAGCGGTCCGATCAGTCGGTGCCGATTTCTCCAGTTGATCGCCAGTCGGCCCATCTGTGGTCCCGTCGTTCTGAGCTGACGGCGCATTATCACCACTGCCAGTACCCTCGGGGTCTTGCTCATCAGCAGCCACGTCACCTTTAGCGGCTGATGCCTGTGGCGTACCAGGCTCTTCATTACTCCCCTCATTAGCATCATTTCCAAGATTGCCAGAGCTAACACCACCTGCACCAGCGTCCCCGGACTTCTCACCAGAATCATTCCCAGGCGTTGGTAGCGCCTCAGGATTATTTGTGCCAGCGCTTTCATCATTGCCAGGCGTGTCACTGTCGCTCTTTGACGATTGTAAGACGACCTGTTGTGACTGGTTCTCTGCAGCCCCATCGCCGGCCTTTTCTGTCACCGGTGTGTTATCGGCCGCTTGAGCGGTTGGCATCGCCTGTGGGCTTGCAATGATCCCGACAGCCATACTGGTTACTGTAATCCCGGCTACCAGCCACCCCCGGTGTGACTTGTACATCTTATAATGTGTTTTACGTTCAATATTCCTCATGATTGGTCCCCCTCTTTAACTATGACCAAAATCAGGCGAAACAGCAGCAAAATCATTATTTTTATCGTTGTCACTATCCATTATAGCCACAGTGTGAGAAACAATCAATACGATGAAGTTTTACGGTGCAAAAACGTTCCCCCGAGTTACTGTTGTCCCCGGTAGAAAAGGCTTTTGCGAATTTACAAGTACGCGTGATTTTTTAAGCACAGCTTATTAACTAATAACATATATCCATTAATTGGTACGGTCTTATAAACCGTTTAGGGGACTTTAAATTTACTGGATTTGATATTCAACACAAAAGTCCTCAAAACCATATTGGCGGCTTGAGGACTAGACCATGTCACATTAAATTATTCATTTGCTAATAATCACGCTCAACTAAATCACAGTTTTACCGCTCCGCTGTCGGTCTTACTTTTAACTTGTGAAAATTTCCGACGGTATAACGATGCCCCTTTACATACCCCGGGCGTTTAATCTTGGCATACCGGTAAACCTTCATCGAACGGTGATTCTTAGATAAATAGACCTGATATCCTGATTTATATTCGCCAGACATCGCTGAATAGTCGCCAGTAATCACATAATGCCGGTTACTAATCTTCCTAAAGGCTAATTTATGATGCTTTCTAGCGAACGAACCATAGGGCCCACTGTTGAATAAATTCTCTTTATGCTTGTCCATCGTAAAATCTTCTAAATGAAATTCCTTATTCGTTACATAAAGATCCGTAACAACGTAATGAATGCGCGGATCACTATGTACTTTCAACTTGCGATCATTAGTTTCCCAACCGCCCTTAAGCACTTTAGGCGCCCGGTTAAAATGAATTGCTTGTGCTTGTGCACGCTCATTGACTGAAAAAGATAGACTAAATACCCCCACCAACACGGACCCTATGGCGATAACGCTTTCTTTCTTCATCCGTATGCCTCCTCCGATGAAAACGGCTGACGAGTTAACGACATTCTAAGAATATGAATAGGTAAAAGCTTGAACGAAAGATGCAATCCGCTAGATTATATCTCGTTCCATCAACCTACCCAAGTCAGCATACTAGAAAAGGGAATATTATTCAACACGTAAAACGTTAACATTACACAATAAACATCAGCATGATTTTCTTAATACATTCCTACTATTTCTGTCATATTTCCCGCCAGTCGCTTAATCGTCATTAAATCCAACTAACAGTTGAACGATAGACTAAAAGTTCTAGAATGCTTTCCCATTCATTCACAATAAGATGGTAATAGCTCATAGTGGGGCTTCCTTTGCTTTTCTTGGTCGTTAAGGAATTGTCCCCACTATGGCTCTTTTTAATCAATTAGTATTGCACTTGGTTTGACAATTCATTGTTGAGAAGAAGGTTATTCAACAATCGCAAAGGTACTGGCGCACCACAACGACTTTACGATGGCAGTTACTGCGCCTTGATACCCAGCACATCATACGGTGACAGATACAATGTTCGCATGATTACTTTTGAAAGTTCGCTTTGCGTTAATGAATCCTCATTGGACAGCCAGGTCAGAATGACTGACATGATGGCGTTAGTGACTATGCACAACGCATATTTTTGCGGCAAGTCATTTCTAAATTTTGCAGCCCCCTTGACGCGCTTTAGTTCGCTTAAAATTGATTTCTGAAGCAAAGCTGTAATTGCGCCGGCGAAAGCCGGATCACCATTGGAACCAAAAAGAAAGCTAAGAATTGCTTTGTTCTCAGCCGCAAAAGCAACAATATCTTCTACCACAGGATACGGTTGACCGGAACTCAAATCTTGATAGTTCATCGTCCCGTCAATGCCAGTATCTAACATCAACTGAAACTTGGAAGAAAGACTATTTTCAACATTTGTTACCAAATCATCCTTATCAAGGTAGTGCAAATAAAAGGTTCCGCGACTAATCCTACTAAGACGGGTTAAATCACTCACCGTAATTTGGTTTAGTGATTTCGTTTTCCCCGCGGTAACCAATGCATTCAAGATCTCTGCATCAGTCTGCGCAATTTGTTCTTGTTGATCAGGAGGTCAATACCATGAGTAGAACGCGAAGTCTCTCGAATGTTCATTCGATACATGCAACAAGTTCTTCGCAATGAAAGAATTAACCATCATCGTAAACATGTGCATGGCGGTTATAAAATTGAACCGCTATTGACGCCTCGCTACTATGATTTACTCATTTCTAAACCGGTCCATCCATTTGAACCCGAAAAAAATACTAGTCACAGTCAAGAGGACTTCTCCCCACCATGAAGATGTCTGCTGGTCATTCGTTTGCGGTAAAACCGAAGTCTTGGTAGACATAGCTTCGACCTGCTTTGGACTTTTGGTTACTAATTTTAAAGCTCTCCCACCCTGCAACTTATGAATTGCCTGTTTCTTAATCGGTTGAGTTAGATTGACCTGATTATCCCCATTGCCACCTTCTGCCAAATGAGAAGGTGATTCTGGCCTAGTTGGTGTGCCTGGAACTTCCATTGCTGGTTTCCCACCACTTTCAACTATTTGATACGTATAGTTAACGTCCTGATTAACCGATGTGTAAACGCCCCTTGCATTAATTGGCATCATAGCGAGCTTATATCCTTTAAAAGGCTTAGGAATCGTTGCGTAATATTGACCTACCTTTCCAACCAGCCTATCATTGGGTGCTAACTCTTCGCCGGTCGCTGTTTGATAGTGAACGACCACCGTTCCGACTGCGGCAGGTTTTCCAGGAACAACTGGTGTTACAGGTGGCATTATGGGTTTACCATTGGCTTTATAGTAAAGATAGATATCCTGATTAACGTCCCGAATGGTCCCACTAAGGATTCGGTCAGTCACTGTACCGTTCCCCTCAACGCGGTCAAAATCATAGCCATTAATCTCAGGCAGATTAAGCTTCCAGGACGAATCCATTTGTCCAGATTTCTTGATAAGCTTATCACCAATTGCATTTCCCATTTCATCGACCAAATAAATTTTCTGTAATGGATTGAAAATCAACACAATGCTTTGCGCATCACTATCATAGATCACCTTCGAGCTTTCAACCACATTTGTAAGATTGTGATTATGCTTTCTGGAATTTTCATATGCAAATCCGCGATTTTCAAGATTGGCTATTGTCTTCTGAACAGAAGCATCATTCAATACGTCAAATGTATCACCAGTTTTACCGCTTAAGATGACAAACGGTGCAATATTAACCACACCATTGAGCTGAAAAGCAACCGTAACTGCGCCTACGCTAGGAGCTAGCGTATACGGTACAGTAATAATTCCACTGAACATTAAGCCATTAGGTGCTACTGGCTTAGTAAGATCGTTGTGTCGATCAACACCCCAGTGCAATTTCAATTGTCCGTGTGTAGCGTCTAACATTTTCAACTCGCTCCACGTTGACCAATTTCCACCACCAATCATATGTTCCTCTCCGGTCGAATTTGGATCTCCCTCCATGAACTCATTAAAATGTAAATTATCGTAAGCAAATGACCAAGTTGATAATTTTGTTGTCGCTGAATTTAGAGTGGCTTGAGCTGTCGTCCAAGTTTGTCCGTCCGCCGAAATCGAATACCTAATTTCAGCTCCAGGGAAAAATGGCTTCCAGTCTAGTGCCAACAGGGGCGTAATGTCAAAAATATGATTGCCACCAAAACTCATCATTTCTGGTGAGGTGATATGTTTGAGTGGCGTAAGGTCCGAAATATCATTATTTGAGAATGAAACATGTGTTAAGTTGATTAATGCCGTCAACGGCTTCAGACTTGTAATCTTATATTTACTATCTGCAGACTGGGAGAAATTAATCGTTTTTAAATTGACTAAGTTGGATATAGCCGATAAATCTGTGATTCTATTATTTGATAAATTCAATGAAGTCAGGCCCTTTAAGCTACTGATCACGGACATACTTTCATCCGCAATTTGGTTCCAACTTAAATTTAAGCTAGCTAACTTTGTAAGGCCTTTGAGAGCAGAAATGTCCGATAATTGGCCATGCTGGCCAGCCTTCCCAATCTCTTTACTAACCGACCTATCAGGTAGTATGGCCAATGTTGTCAAATTTTTTGCATACTGAAGGCCGTTCAGCGATTTAATATTAATTACAGCATTGTAGAAAGATCGATCAATTCTCTGTTTTTTTCCTTTATCATTCCAAAGATCAATTTCTGTCAATTCACCTAAAAGGTCCGTGGTGATCTGAGAAGCATCCGTAACCTCAGGGTGCGTCTGCTGAATCGCATACAAGACTACCCGTTGGAGATTCTTGTCCGGTATGATATTGTTCACTGTTGGTAGGGATTTTTTTACACTTGCCACGGGAGTCACCTGGTTAATAACACTATTGGAATTGGGTTGGGACGGCGTATTTGGTACTACTGACTCAGTCTTATCAGGTTTGGGAACGGGATCAGTTGGCGGCGCAACTATCCCCTTTTCCGGTTTAGTAGTTTTATGGCCTTCACCATCTTGAGAATCCACTTTATCCTCATGTTGTTGCAAATCAACTTCAGATTCAGACTTATCTGATCTATCTGTATCCATCTCGGCATTAGCCTCCGATTTAGATACTTCAAGCGACTCCTCATCTTGGTGATTGTGGCTGGTCATCGTACTTTCAGTCGCATTGCCAATCTCTGTGATGGTATCTGCGTACGCTGATCCAGTCGGTACCAGTCCTGTCGTTCCCAATGTAAAAGCCACCACACCTGCAAATAACCAATAATTTTGATGGTGTTTGTCCACGCTTTTCCAATCAATTTTCATTTTCAATCCCCTATCATTGACGAAAAAAACAGCTATCGATGTCCAATGTATGTAATTTTTCTTGTTAAGAAATAATATATCATCAGCAACAAATCCAATCAACACCTTAAACTTTATTTTTAAATAGTTTTTTGAGAGTCAATTTTAAAATAGCAGTCAAATCAATACATTCCACAGGTATCAATAAAATAATATAATTAATAGAAATGTTCTTATCAGAATTCGTTTCATTACTCATATATCAATATTTATCCAGTAATAATCAATGCAACCATGGATGCTAAATATACATTTTTTCAATGATTTTCGTTAGTCAACATTCCAATTAACCGAATAAAGCTTTAAATATGGAAAGAATTCGTATCTTATATTTTTTTATGTATAACTTTGCTAAATATGTGTAAATTCCCTCGTTCAATGCATAATAGACCCCAAAGAGAGTTCTGCACATTTCCAAACATATCTAATTACGTGTAACCCCATTAATCCGTCCAACATCAAACTAATATAACGTAGACAACCTAAAAAAAAGACAGACACCAACTATAATTGAAGTGAACCCCATAAATTGGAGTGAATTTCTAAGCTACTAATTGGCTGGCATGTTCCCGGTATTTTACCGGGGACATGCCGGCCAATTTTGTTTTTATCCGGTGGTAATTGTAATAATCTACGTATTCGGTTATTGCTGCCGCAAGCTCTTGATAACTGCTATAACTGTGATTATGAACAGTCTCTACCTTGAGAATGTGGAAAATACTCTCTGCTACGGCGTTATCAAGGCATGTGGCCTTGCGGCTCATGCTTTGAAAGACTCGAGCTTCTTTGAGAATACTGATATATCGACAGTTCTGGTACTGGAATCCTTGATCCGAGTGAATAGTCATTCGATAAGGCACTTTGGGTCTTCTTACTATAAGGCGTTCTAAGGGATCAGTGACGAATTTAACTGTTGGATGCTGACTAATTGCCCACTCAAGAATTTCTCCGTTATAAAGATCAATGTAGGCAGTGAAGTATGCACGTTCATTGACGGTCTGATGACCCCAACGCACTTCGGTGACATCAGTCACGATTTTTTGAAAAGGGCGATTGGTCTTAAAGTTGCGGTTTAGACGGTTTCTAGCGATTTTACCGACAGTACCTTTATACGAGTTGTACTTCTTTGTTTGCCGTTTAAAGGCAGTGCACAATAAATTATTTTCGCGCATGATTCTCAAAACCGCCTTATGATTGACCAGTATGCCTTTATTCCTAAGTGCTAAGGTTACAGTGCGATAACCATAGTCTGGATTGTTTTGTCGAATCTTTTTGACCTCTTCAACTAACGTTGAAGAGGTGTTTTGATACTTACGATGACAAGCATCATGATAGCTACTGCTCGACATCTTGGCCGCTTTCAATACCACAACTAATTTGACGTTGAATTTACACCTTAGCTCAGTGATTAGCTGGGCTTTTTCTTGGTTTGAGATTTTTTCTGTGCTAAGGCTTCGAGTTTTTCCAAGTAGGCTACCCGAATGCGTAAAATTTCATTCTCTTCTTGAAGTTGTTTGAGTGTTTTAGAATCCTTTGATTTGTCTGTCACTTTTAAAGACCGTCCTTTGAATGGCTTCAAACGTCCTTCAATCAGCTTTCGCTCCCAATCCCATATTGTAACTGGGTTCTTTAGGCGGAAGTGGCTTGCTGTAGCTGGATATGAGGCATGATGAGTCTGTCGCCATTTGATGACTTTAATTTTAAAGGAATAGTCGTAAAAAGTCTTCTCTGAATGGTTCTCCAAGCCCGGAATACCAAACAATTTAAAATTGGCTAACCATTGATAAATGGTCGCGGAGCCTTTGATCCCATACTCTTGCATTAATTTTTGTGGCGATTTTCCTTGAAGATATTTAGTTAAGACTTGTTGTTTTATTTTAGCTGAAAACATAGTAAAACCCCTCGAGTTGGATTTACTCCAATTCGAGGGGTTCACTTCAAACCCAAATGAAGGCTCGGTTTTTTTATTTTTTAGACAATTTCATTCTTTATAGTCTGAAAACATTTAATTATCAGCTAGCAATCCTTTTTCTCGTAATTCAGGAAACATTCGGTGAATATCTTGCTTCCCCTTATCCTCAACGTAAAATTTAACACCAAAGAGCTTTACGTCATCATTATCCTCTAGAATCATTACGTTCTTTGGATCAATTCGTTCAAGTAAATCTTCTTTCCATCTGTCTCTTTCGACAAATGCAGTTCCTTTGGGCTCCATATAAATCTGATAAATATAATCTTCGTTTTTAAGGTACATGATAAAGTCTGGCATGTATCCTTCATAACGATAAACACTTTCACCAAAGTCATGAAGCTTAAAGTCAGTATTTCGCTCATCAATACGTAATAGATAAATTTGATCGTATTTCTTTCGGAAATTTGGGATTTCTGCGCCAATTCGATCAATAAAGTCCATCTCAAGTTGATCTACAATCGCGTAATCATAAGCGTACCAATCCTTACCTTTCATCTCATAAGGGCCGATTTTAGCTGCCTTAGGATCGTTAAAGTTATCCCCCACACGTTTCTCATAGTCTCTAATTACTTCATTAACAGCGAACTTCTCAAATCGGTTAGTCCCTTTAGAGCGCTGGAAATTGTTTACTAAAGCATTCTGAACGCGAAGTAGATACCTTTCAACAGCAGTTAATCGCTCCTGAGGAGTTAATTGATGTCCATTAGCAACTCGCACCCTTACAACTGAATGTCCTAACCAACTGTCACTTGTAAGAAATTCTCTTACACTTGTTATAGTTGGGCATTGTTGTTTTAGGGATTCAAATCGAAAGAATGGGTTAAATGATACGGCAGTCCTAACTAAAGCCTTATCTGCTGGATTACTAAATAGGGCAGCATTTACTATTGGAAATAATGAACGATTATCCTTATCTGCTCCGGTATCGAATTTACGCTCAGTAGTCGCACTAATCATATCAATAGGCTCTGTCGTTTCTGGATCAAACCCGTACTTCAAAATTGAATTGTAGTGTTCTGCTGGTACTACCTCTACTTTGTTGTAGTAAACATTTCCATGTTTATAAGCATCCGTTCGCTTGAATGAGCTCTTAACATTCGCTGTATAAATTTTATACTTAGTGTCCTCATTAACAG contains:
- a CDS encoding helix-turn-helix domain-containing protein, which encodes MFSAKIKQQVLTKYLQGKSPQKLMQEYGIKGSATIYQWLANFKLFGIPGLENHSEKTFYDYSFKIKVIKWRQTHHASYPATASHFRLKNPVTIWDWERKLIEGRLKPFKGRSLKVTDKSKDSKTLKQLQEENEILRIRVAYLEKLEALAQKKSQTKKKPS
- a CDS encoding IS3 family transposase — protein: MSNQEKAQLITELRCKFNVKLVVVLKAAKMSSSSYHDACHRKYQNTSSTLVEEVKKIRQNNPDYGYRTVTLALRNKGILVNHKAVLRIMRENNLLCTAFKRQTKKYNSYKGTVGKIARNRLNRNFKTNRPFQKIVTDVTEVRWGHQTVNERAYFTAYIDLYNGEILEWAISQHPTVKFVTDPLERLIVRRPKVPYRMTIHSDQGFQYQNCRYISILKEARVFQSMSRKATCLDNAVAESIFHILKVETVHNHSYSSYQELAAAITEYVDYYNYHRIKTKLAGMSPVKYREHASQLVA
- a CDS encoding MucBP domain-containing protein, producing MKIDWKSVDKHHQNYWLFAGVVAFTLGTTGLVPTGSAYADTITEIGNATESTMTSHNHQDEESLEVSKSEANAEMDTDRSDKSESEVDLQQHEDKVDSQDGEGHKTTKPEKGIVAPPTDPVPKPDKTESVVPNTPSQPNSNSVINQVTPVASVKKSLPTVNNIIPDKNLQRVVLYAIQQTHPEVTDASQITTDLLGELTEIDLWNDKGKKQRIDRSFYNAVINIKSLNGLQYAKNLTTLAILPDRSVSKEIGKAGQHGQLSDISALKGLTKLASLNLSWNQIADESMSVISSLKGLTSLNLSNNRITDLSAISNLVNLKTINFSQSADSKYKITSLKPLTALINLTHVSFSNNDISDLTPLKHITSPEMMSFGGNHIFDITPLLALDWKPFFPGAEIRYSISADGQTWTTAQATLNSATTKLSTWSFAYDNLHFNEFMEGDPNSTGEEHMIGGGNWSTWSELKMLDATHGQLKLHWGVDRHNDLTKPVAPNGLMFSGIITVPYTLAPSVGAVTVAFQLNGVVNIAPFVILSGKTGDTFDVLNDASVQKTIANLENRGFAYENSRKHNHNLTNVVESSKVIYDSDAQSIVLIFNPLQKIYLVDEMGNAIGDKLIKKSGQMDSSWKLNLPEINGYDFDRVEGNGTVTDRILSGTIRDVNQDIYLYYKANGKPIMPPVTPVVPGKPAAVGTVVVHYQTATGEELAPNDRLVGKVGQYYATIPKPFKGYKLAMMPINARGVYTSVNQDVNYTYQIVESGGKPAMEVPGTPTRPESPSHLAEGGNGDNQVNLTQPIKKQAIHKLQGGRALKLVTKSPKQVEAMSTKTSVLPQTNDQQTSSWWGEVLLTVTSIFFGFKWMDRFRNE
- a CDS encoding TetR family transcriptional regulator C-terminal domain-containing protein, translated to MNALVTAGKTKSLNQITVSDLTRLSRISRGTFYLHYLDKDDLVTNVENSLSSKFQLMLDTGIDGTMNYQDLSSGQPYPVVEDIVAFAAENKAILSFLFGSNGDPAFAGAITALLQKSILSELKRVKGAAKFRNDLPQKYALCIVTNAIMSVILTWLSNEDSLTQSELSKVIMRTLYLSPYDVLGIKAQ